CCATGAAAGGGCGCAAGGGACCCGCTACGCCTGCCGCCAGCAGAACTGCCGAGCCCAACAGCAACGAGCGTCCGCCCAGAGCCATCAAACAGGGCCCACTGGGGACGTGGGGTAAATGGGGAGAACTGGATCCCAGGGCCCAGGACACTGCATGTCATGGAAGGAACGGCACCAACGCAACAGCTGCATCACATCAGCTGGAACATCCACCGTCATGGACACAGCTGGAGAGGGCTGCTCATCAGGTCCGAGCAATCGCGGCACCTCCAGTTCGTCCGCCATCCCATCCACCATTCGATAGCGCCCTGCCACCTGCCCCCGACGGGGCAACGTCTGAATGATGGAGAACGGATCGCTCTGCTGAGACGCCGGGAGCTGTTGGCAGAGACGCGGAGCCATCAACGCAAAGCTGCTGATGCCATGCAGTGGAACACTGAGCTGCTGGGCCAAAGTTCGCGCCAGAACCACGGTCAGACGAGTGCCTGTGAAACCGCCAGGTCCGGTAGCGACAGCCAACCGGGTGATTTGCGACCACTGCTGCCTCGGCAGCAGATCCTGAACCGAGCCCACCAGTTCATTGGTGAGAGCGCGCCCCAAAGAGCGGCATTGCACCTGGGCATGATTGATGGACGAACGAGCGTCCACGAGAGCCATCCCAAGGGTGGGCGTGGAGCTGTGAAGGGCTAGCAACCACTCGCTCATCGTGGCAACTCCTGTCCAGGCCTGAGCCGAAGCCAACGGCCCGGATCGCACTCAAAGGAGCCACAGGCGCGCACATCCCATTCAACGCCAACCTGTGCATCAGGTAGATCCATCACACTGATGTGAATTCTGGGGTCAACGGGTTTCAGATCCGGAGTCTCCGCCAGGTGAGGGGCACCATGCTGCCTCTCCACAGCGTGATAGGCCTGGCATCGGTCCACCCAGCGGCAGTCCACGCAGATGCACATGCCTCCCCGTTTCGGATCGACACCCATTCTGACGGGGGACCCCACCGAGATGGCTGCTCAGCTCTGGCGCAGTCTCCAACCGGAACGCTGGCCGCTGAGCATTGACCAGCTCCCAGCTGGCGCGGTTCTGGTGGGTGGCGCGGTGCGTGACGGGCTGCTCGGACGACTTCCCGAGACTCCAGATCTTGATTTCATAGTTCCTGGACAGGCTCTCGCCAGTGCGCGCCGGCTGGCTCGGAAGCATGAAGGCGCCTGTGTCGTGCTGGATGCCGAGCGAGACATGGCTCGCATCGCCCTGAAGGGGTGGACCATCGACCTGGCCAAGCAAGACGGTGCAACGCTGAACGAGGATCTGCACCGACGCGATTTCCGCCTCAACGCCATCGGTCTCAAGCTGGACGGCACGACCCCGCGTCTGCTGGATCCCACAGGCGGACTGATGGATCTGCGCGAGGGAAGGATCGCTGCAGTGCGAGAAAAAAACCTTCAAGACGACCCCCTGAGACTGCTGCGAGGGGTGCGGCTGATGGCGGAACTCGGCATGAGCATCGACGCAATGACGCTGGAAATGATTCAGCGGAACCGGGAGTTGCTCAGACGTGCAGCCCCGGAACGAATTCAGGCCGAAGTGCTCCGATTGGTGGCCGCACCCGCCGCAGCTCGCGCGATCCAAACAACAAGGGAGATGGACCTGTTACAGCCCTGGAGCACGCAAAACAACACGGCGTTCTCCCCGTGGTCACCAGCGATTAACGAGGCTTGTGCACTGCTGACAACTGACGAACGTGCTCAAGCCCTTCCTCTGGCTCGACTCACGGCGCTGCTGAGCGACACTGGACTCAAGCAGCTCCGATGCAGCCGTCAACAGATGCATCGTTGTGCACGGCTTCGCCATTGGTGGATGCAGACGCTTGGGGACGAGCCCTGCATCCATCCCGACCAGCTGGCGGAACAGGATCGACTCGCGCTTCATCAGGACCTTGAAAACGATCTCCCCGCCTTCATTCTCGCCTTACCCGAATCAGAGCAAACGCACTGGTTGAAGCGGTGGAGAAACCCTCAGGATCCGCTGTTCCATCCACGACCACCCTTGGATGGCAACAGCCTCCAACAAAACCTTAAAGTGCATCCAGGCCCGACTCTGGGCGCGCTGATCAGACACCTGACTCTTGAGCGCGCGTATGGTCGTCTCACCAACCGCGAGCAGGCGCTCCAAGCAGCGCGATCCTGGCTGTCCCATCACCCGGTTTCGACCGCCCCGAATGGGTCCTGTGATTAACTGCCCTTGCAGCGACGACAACAATCGGCCTGACACGCAGTCTTTCTTTTTCCTTCCCCGTTTCATGAGCGTGCGTCTTTACATCGGCAATTTGCCGCAGAATTTTTAGAGCAAAGAGCTTGAAGCTCAGCTCGCCAGCGTCGGGGAGGGAATTCGCTTCAAGGCTGTTCTCGACCGCGAAACAGGTGCCTGTCGCGGGTTCGGCTTCGCCAACATCGACGACGAGAAAGTCGCAGATGCCGTGATTGAGCAGTTCAACGGCAAAGACTTCGGAGGCAATGCTCTTCGTGTCGAGCGTTCTGAGCGACGCGACAACAATGCTGGCGGGGGTCGCCGCGGTCAGAACAATGGTCATGCACCGGGCTCCGCACGCAAAGCTGTGAACAAGGTTGTTCACAGCGATGCCAAAGCCGAAGAAGCCCCCGATCCACGCTGGGCCGGGGAACTCTCCAAGCTCAAAGATCTCCTCGCCAACCAAAAGACTGCTGTCTGATCAGCCGATCAGCCAATGCATTAAAAAAGCAGGTCCTCACTGACCTGCTTTTTTTGTGTTGTTGTAGAGCTCAAGGAAGCAGAGCAGCGATACCGATCACGCCAACAAAAATCCCAAGAAATAAAAACCCCATTTTGGTCATCTTGGATTCATGGTCATCGACACCCTCTTCGACGGCTTCTTGCAGGTCTGATCGGAACTCATCGATCGCTTTCGCTTTTTCGGCATCGCTGGGGATCTGACGAGGCATCGGTTCGATTACGAAGGACAGGTGTTGAAGGCCAATCAGGCGCGATGG
This region of Synechococcus sp. NOUM97013 genomic DNA includes:
- a CDS encoding Ycf34 family protein: MCICVDCRWVDRCQAYHAVERQHGAPHLAETPDLKPVDPRIHISVMDLPDAQVGVEWDVRACGSFECDPGRWLRLRPGQELPR
- a CDS encoding CCA tRNA nucleotidyltransferase — its product is MAAQLWRSLQPERWPLSIDQLPAGAVLVGGAVRDGLLGRLPETPDLDFIVPGQALASARRLARKHEGACVVLDAERDMARIALKGWTIDLAKQDGATLNEDLHRRDFRLNAIGLKLDGTTPRLLDPTGGLMDLREGRIAAVREKNLQDDPLRLLRGVRLMAELGMSIDAMTLEMIQRNRELLRRAAPERIQAEVLRLVAAPAAARAIQTTREMDLLQPWSTQNNTAFSPWSPAINEACALLTTDERAQALPLARLTALLSDTGLKQLRCSRQQMHRCARLRHWWMQTLGDEPCIHPDQLAEQDRLALHQDLENDLPAFILALPESEQTHWLKRWRNPQDPLFHPRPPLDGNSLQQNLKVHPGPTLGALIRHLTLERAYGRLTNREQALQAARSWLSHHPVSTAPNGSCD